CTATTAACAAGATTTGCGGAAAGCAACTCTCTCGGTGCCGCAGATCAAAGTcagacagaaaaaacgaggGCAGGAACACGACTGCGCTTCCAGGCATGCCCGGAGCGCTACAGGACAGAGGGGGCGCCTCTAGCGCGCGTGCTTGTATTGCGGAACCACTATCGAATAAAAGATATTCCAGAAGAGTTGCACGGGTGCACAGTCGCGAGACTACGATCACTAGCGACGCCATACCAAAAGTTTAGACCAAGGCGTAACCCAAACTCACGCGTCTGCGCAAGACGCTTCTCAGCGTGTTTGACGCTTTAGCATTCGTGACTAGTCACCCGTCCAGCGTGCGCAAACTCAGTTCTCTCGAAGGTCCGCGCACGGTACGCGTCATTCCAGCGGACGCTCGTCCACACAACGTGGGTTGAAGTAGTGAATTACACCCCACCTGTACAAGAAAAACAGTCACACGAACACCACTCGTCGCCTTAACAACGGGCTTACAGGGGCGGAAACTACAGGGGGACTATCCCCACGGGGCATCCACAGTCCACCTGGAGTCTCGAGTGGCATAAGCAGATACCTGACTGTCTATCGAGCCGACCCGCAGTCCAGTACCATAACGAAGAAGATGTgcccgctgcctgcggacgTCACTGGGGAATCCCCCGCTCAAGGTCACGGCTCGTCGCTTTGACGATAAACACACGTGAAAGTCGACTTGCATTTTCCGCAGAGATGCTGCATAACTAACCTCGCGCACTCCAACAGCTGACTCTGTCCGTCCAGTCGAGAGCAGGATACAAACTACATGTGCGGCGTAGCACTCACTTGCCGTTAACCATCCATTCTTTAtccgtctcctcggcgtgcTTCTGCTTTTCCGCTGAAATGCCGCATCTGAGAAAGCGCGGCACAGGAAGAATTCAGTCTCGATGCAAAGTAGGCGTGAACACGCCTATACCTTCAGAGCGGAGAGCTGCCATAGCTTAGCTGGCTGCAGGGTAACACTTACGCAACGTCAGCCTTCAGCTTGCGTAGAGCCAGCAGTGGGCAGGGGGCGTactgcgccacgcgcgagaaCGGAGTTTGAATTGACCACGCTCTATCGCCTGAGACACCCAACCGCAGCACAAAAAAGGCAAACTTCATCCATCGGCGAAACTCTAGAAAGCACCGCTACAGGTGTGTCTGCGGAGATGCCGTGCGCCAAGACGTGAAGAGGCTGCCTCGCTGAGGCGCACGCGGATTCGAACGCAGACCCCGGGACGCCCCCGCGTCGTACCAAGGATGCGTCGGTAATTCGCGTCTCCTTTGCTGATAAGCACCGACGCTGTGTCGCGCAGTTCTGCGTAGAGCTCGCTGGGCATGTCCGAGTACTCGAACGGCATGCAGAAGTACGTGTGCGCCTTAACCTCCCATCGGCCCCTCTCCACGTACGACCGCCACAAGTTAGCCAGAGCACTGACGGTCGGTCTCTAAATAACAAGGTAGCAAACGAACCGTAAAACACCATGAAAGATGCGCAGCACATGCCACAAGGCAACCGGCCGTGAATTCAGCACAGCGTCTGTGTAtgtctgcagcagacgctgcagacaTACACACTTGCGATACGttgccgccgctctccaATTTGGTGCGGAATCGCTtacagctgctgcggcgattatgtcctcgctcgccggtATGGCATGGGGACTGACGTTTCTCAAATACCATCACGGACCGGAAAAAGCCAAGTGAAGCTGCCCAATACATCTACACAATAATGGACCTTGCCAGGGACGTGGACCGCTCTAACTAAACTCACCAACAGCGATATCGTCCACGCGACTTCCGGCACGCAGTCCGCCGCTGGCGTGAATGTAAGAACGACGCCCACCCGAATGTCCATTTTGCCGACTACGTTCTATTGAAGACTCACAGCTTTCGAGGCTTGTTGTTGAATCCACGTGTAGGTGAGCTGGAAATCTTTCGGCAGCGCATCGCTCACGAAGATGGGGTATTCTTTGACGTAGAAGACGACCTTGTCGACAACTTTGTATTCCAGCAGCACACACGCCAGCCACATGTCGGTGAGAACTTCTGAGCCAGCGTTGTCAACGAAAATCACGGCCTTCCGCTCCTTCTTTGCGGAGCGCTCCGCGGAGAATTGACTGCGGACATCTTCGAAAAAGGCGTCAAAGTCATCGCAGAGAATGCACGCGCTCTCGTCGTCATCCTCCCCCAGAACGGACGAGGCGGTCGTTTCTTGCCCAGCTTGTGTCTCAGCTTCCTCGTGGCTGCAAGGCCACAAACTCAGGTCCGCCGCGTTACCTTTCAGCGCCCCAAGAATGGCGCTGCGCAAGCCTGCCCTGAAGACTGCCGCGTCGTCAGGCGTGCAGCCCGCTGGGTCGTTCATGCGTCTGAGCGACTCTCCAAAGCGAAGCAGCATTGGCGCACAGCCCCGGAGACCTGCCATCTTCTGTTTCTCAAACGGGTCGTAGAGCGTCGTGAAGTAGTCAAATGCGTGCGAGATGCGCCGGTAAAAAAAGAGCTCGGCTACGAGCcacggcgccgacgcccacGTAGCGTCTTTCGCTACCCACTTCGGCAAGACGACCTCGTTCCACAGTCGAATGTCCGCCTTCTCAACGTCCAGCGAATACGCCCCCGCTTTTCTGGCTCCCTTGTTTGACTTCTCCACCTCTGGTAAATAGCGCAGGGGCGTCGTGAGAGACTCGCCCATCTCCTGGTCGAGCGCTTGCAaccgctgcagagactccGGGTGCGTTTGGAGAAACTCTGCATTCTCGTGGAACGTGCGTTTCAGAATCTCCTCGCGTAGGCGCCTGTTGACGGTGTCGTACGACTGCCAAAGAAAAGCACACCGCACAACAAATCTTGCTCGCGCACCCAGTAACGGGCGCTCGATTCAGAGTTTCATACCACGGAAAACAAACTAGTGATTCGTATGAGCTTGTACCAGCTCAGATCGCCGTCTGAATCGCGGAAGCCACGCCGCCGTGGACGGCGCTGGTGCACGCGAGCGCAGGGATGATCTGTCATGCAACGCCATGGTTGCTTCCTCGGCAAAGAGCACGTCTACCCTACGCTGAAACCCCCTAATCAATGAAATGTGTGTGCGTACCCAAGTACCCGGGACATCGGAATGCGTAGCATCGGGCAGAACAGCATTCGACGGCCGAGCGCGATGCAGATTCCACATGTCTCGATACTGTTCCAGCAAGCGTGCGTCTCTGTCCGACTGCAGCCAGCCTTTCCCCGTGGGGGGCTGTTGGAGCATCCACGTCATCTTGGAGGCGGTGAGCAAGTTCCGAAAACACTGGCGAAACAGCGTGGGCCTAGGACCCTTAGTGCGGCGGAGCGTCTCGGCGGGCCTCCTGATGTTGTTCTTCAACCGCCTCGTCAACCCGGGGCTGCAGAAGATACACAATTAGAGGACGGCACCACTTAAAGGCATACAGCACCAGCGTGACTGCCAAGATTCCTCCGAGTCCCAGAGCGACGAGCAGACTGGGCTGGAACACCCAAAAGAGCATCCCCGCCGTCAGCAAGTACGGAGACAGCGTCCACAACCACCGCAGACCATTTAGAAGTTCCATTGAAAACTCGGGTCGCGTGGAGCAAAAACTCGAAAACGAGGTTTGGCGAAGTGTCGACGCATAGGAACGGTCCCTGGGGAAAAAAATGGCTAGAGGTCGGTGGCCGCTGCACAGCACGAGCATCTCACACTCGCGCCAGTTACAGCCACGGAACAGAACGAGCATCTCCGGACTCTTCAACAGACGTACCACCCATCCCACCTGCGGCTTTTTGGGGGGGCTGTCATTCAAGCTGATATGCTTATAAGAGACCGTGTGCGGAAAGTGGCATGACTTTTGAGCATGAGGCTTCCTCCTATTTGCTCCACCAAACAAGAGCAGTGAAGACGGCGGACGTTACAAGATGCCAGGACGCACCAGTCGCCAGCTCGTCCTGTCGACACGGCGTTCCAGAAAACGGAAGACAAGTGTCATTCGCGTACTCTGAGTTTGCGGAAAGGGGAAATGCTGTCAAGGCGCTCGAGTGGCTGGCAGTTCGGTTCACCCGAGGTTCACACGCCACGGTCCCAACCGCCCCTCAAACTCACACAGGTTTTCACAGTTGATGTAGCACACGTTTCAGTTTGATTGAGGCAGACGATAAGTCTGTGTGGCGAGGACGGAGTTGCGATAGTTGATCCGTGGTTGTCAAGTCCCAACCGTGAACCGCCCATCAGCGGCCAGGGAGAGCCAGTCCAGTAGAGGACACGTTTGGATTTGTTCCGACGAGACACCCAAGGGATTTTTCGTCGGCAGCACTTTCCAATAGCCGCAAGAACAAATCCTGGGCGTCCAAAATGCTCCAATAGCTGGAGCCCCTGCGCATCCTCAGTGTAGTTATTCCACAGCATCCCCGGCCGCGGACACCGCATGAAAATAGCGCCAGCGTTCCTTGCAGGCCACTAACTCAAGATGCTCGCCGCACACAGTCGGAGGGTGGCGCCAGCCAGCCCCGTGTGTTTTCCTAGAATGGCTGAAACACCCGTTCTCCAAGACTGAAAACCCTGAATACGTTCGTGATGCGTGGGAGGTTGGCAGATCACGCGGGAGGACACTGCGAAAATCGCGGAGGCTCGACAATACGAGACAAGACGCTCCCGGCAACCAGCTATGCCTGCCAGCCCTGCGTTTGTCTCTACCGCCTGTTGCCTTTATCCAACAAAATTTCATTCTGCATCGTCTCGTTCCACTGCTTCACATCAGTTTCAGGTTTGGGATCATAATCCTCTTGCCTGTCGAAACTGCCGAACGAGCTGCAATCAGCGGCACATTCGCAGCACAGAGCCATGGCGTTTACCCAAATCAAACAGAGGTTTGTTCGATTGGGAAGGACACCACCATTTCAACTTTGGAGTGGAATTACCTGAAATtctctccccctcgccgTGTGTGGCTCCGTTACACAGTCGGGAAATCCTCTCCTGCCCAACGACTACGAAACATGCTGTGGCAATAGGGAGACGGTGATTATGCGGAAAGCTCTTCTGGGCTGCCATTGCTTCTCTGCGGATTCCTCACACTCTTCTGCAGACGTTCCTATTTGTGTCTGAGTCTCCCGTTCCTGTCGGAAAGATGCGCCTCCTATGCGGGCTTCTTACAGGGGGGTGAGGAAAAAGCAGCACAGCGGTCACACTGCTGCTATTGCGGGTTCATACATGTATTTGTAGATACGTCACTTTGTTTcaggagagcgcgcggcaCATTTTCTTCATTCTATATGTCGACATCAGTTCCATGCAATTGAGCTTCAAGTGTGTTCGTCGCGAAAGACAGTGTCCCGCGTTTCTTTGGCGCCGTTGATGAAACCATTGACAAAGCGGCATCTGTCGCAGCGGTATGTCAGTGCTTGAGCTGGAATCCCGCGGCAAAGTGCTGATACAGCCGCGCTTCCTTATTCCTGATTCGGGATTGTTGCTTTGAGACACGAAACGCGGAATTTGAAATAATAGCGCGTGTGTATCAATGGAATCCGGTGGCTAATCTGAATTCATCGCTCGGTGTCTCGATAGGAAGTAGCTGGCACAAAAATGGTGTAACTCGAAAGTAAGAGACCGCCCTGCATCTTTTCTTCAAGGAACGGTTCTGAAAAAGGTCCGCAGGGGTGCCTAGTTGCTGAAAGGTGTCTACGACTTCAGTGGCATTTCAAGCTGACTGTCATATAATAAAGATCCATCCGTTGACCACATCGAGGCATGCAGACTCAGCGACTTGGAGTGCTGATCGCAGTGTCCGAACGCATCATCTCTTCTGCATTCGAGTACGGTTTTTTGCATTTGCGCATCCTGCATCTACTTCCCTGCTAGGTTGCCATATTCTTGCGCCGGTACTACAAATTTATCGCTGCCAGTCGGTGTTCGGAGGTTACTCCGGGACCACACAGTACGACGGCTCATAAGAGCCATGCGCACTCTGCGTCAGGCTTATCGCGTGTCTGTGAACGCAGTGTTAGACACAGAATCTTTTAGCCGGTGTGGCGCGGGTGTGTACGCAGGGGTGGCGTTACCGATGTGACACCTCTTCCCGATACGGTGCTTTCTCGACCAAGGGATGCCTTTTAACAAGAGGTTCGCAGAGCAGATGAACCAGATAATTGACCCCCTAGTCAGCTTAGGCCACGTCACGTTTCCGTCTGCAACCGCGTGAAAGCCGCTCTCTACGGCAATTCATGATGCGAAGGCCACGGCACGAGTAGGCAAATGAATGATGCCGCGAAGTGGAGCGCGTCCCAtctcctccgcagctgccatCTTGTGATCCCCCACTGGTAAAAAATGAAAGAATAAGAGCCGGTAAATGCTTTTCCCCTGTTCGATGCAACAAGCGCACagagggcgggcgcgagatATTCTTCTCTAAAGTCCTAACAcgttgccgccgcctcgtctcttgACTCCGTACATCTCTCTTCTGCATCATTCGTTCAATGTGGGCTCGCGTGCTGACGGGTACAGAGAACTAGAATGAATCCTGGCTAACTCTGAAGAAGAACGGCGCAAGAATTCAGGCGACACCGGCTATGGTGCCCCCTGGTGGAGACCAGACGCCTGCTCGCGTTTAGTACAAGTCAGCCCCTTACGTACTCACAACTTAAGACCTCTGCGGTCTGCAATCATAAGGCTCTGGCAGCGTCTTGCCTCCGTATTTCGGTAAAGTTATGTTGCTAAGCCTGCAAAGAAAAGTAATGACGTCCTGGTTGACCGTATCGTAAATGTATCACCAGGGAGCGCTTCGCGCTCAAACTGCTCACATGCATGCCGAGCGTGCGGTCTTCGGCAATCTCTTGCCTTTGCCTGGTTTCTGGCCAGAAGTACATTCCTCTTCCGCTGatttttttccgttttcgTATTTTTCGTGCGCACGACCGTGTTCTTTGCTATTCCTGTGCGGCGCGGGGGTTTTCCTAATCACCTTTATCTGTCTTTCGACTGtctccggcgctgcggccacAGCCACAGCGTTGCCGGTGCGGCGTGTGCGTACATACACTCGTATTTCTCGATTTCCACTCCTGCCACAATTTACCCACTTCACCTTCTAATTTGTCGTCTGTTGTCGACGCAAGCACTCGCTCCTTCACTCTGTCAAAGCTCTGCCTTTTCACCTttcgtctgcatgcgtctggGATCCTCGTGAACGCGCGCTCACGCGCTGCGCTTGATTGTACCTATATTTGGAGGCTTGTGAAGTGATTTCTTGTCCCGCTTTCCTCCATACAGCCTCTCACTTCTCCTCAACAGTCGGCGAGTCGAGGTGATGTCGCCTTTTTCATACAGGCTGCGTTGATGAAATCTGTTTTTGAAGAGTGGGCGCGTCGCATACCTTCGCGCTGCCCgttccttctccctctcttgaCTCTTGTTTCTTCGCTTTCCCCGGCATTTATAAGCCGGATATGCCCTCTCGTTGCTCTGTGGGAGCTGACCGGTTGGGTTCCGAGCCCCCGTTGTCCCTTTTCCATGAGAAAATGCACGCGTAGGCAAAATGAACGGCTGCAGCAAGAGAAAGTCGCACCGCCTGCTGAATCCCTGCTTCGAGCTGCGGCAGTCCTTTCCCAAGATCCAGCACTGGCAAGGCACAGAGATTCTCCACCGCCTCaagcagaaggagaaagacgccgcCGTCATTCATCCATGCATCGACACTTGGTACGAAGTCGCAGGCGTCTGAAGCGAGCATAAATCACATCGCTGTCGAATCTGTCGGTGACATCACATTCCGCTCGGAGTCCTTTCAACATGCGCCACCAAGAGCAGAGGACCGTCTGCGGTTTTAGGGGGAATGGCGAAGGCGGCTGTGTTTTCTAGCTCTGAAATATACCTTATATGAACGTATGTTTAAAGCATGGTTGCGGCTCACTCGTACGCGGTGTTCCTCTCGCCTTCATTGACGTTCCTGAAGAGGGCGGGAAGCCTGCTTGCGCGTCGGAATGGCGCCGCCTTTGCTCGCCTCGTTCGGTCCATCCATTCTTCCACGTCCGGTGCCCTTCTTTCATCTGCGCAGGGGGGTCTACGTAcagtgcctccgccgctACCCCGCgacctctgcctcgcgctgtcgagtcgagggcgacagacacacgcgctgTTTGCAGCAGAATGGCCGCTGGAAACCCTCGGACAGCCTCGAGGCGCAAAAACTCCTCGAAATGTGAGCAGAACTCAACTCTTCAAATGGGCgctgaggcgccggcggcccaGTTGATCCGGATCGGGGATGCGGTCAGATGCCCCCTCGCGGCGATCCGGGATTCAGGAGGGTCTTGCCCATGCACTGCGTCAATTCACACGCCTAGAGCGACGCGCCCACCACATCAGCATATGGGTACACGTATATGAAGATATACGCATGTATACATGATTGCATGTGGgaaatatgtatatgtgtgcaGATATCTATGGAATCTAGAATTCTGTAGAGACAGGAATCGCGAGAATGCCGTCAGGCTGAGTTCGTGATTATaaaaaagagacagaggagtgAATGTGGGGGGGGGATGCCTGCGGAATAGGGAGCAGAAATTGTCGCACGCGTTCGGACTCGCCTTTCAATTATCTGTGACGCCTGCAAtcgctctccgctgcttccCAGGTTCCAAGTCTTTAACGAGACTTCCCGATTCAAGTATCCGCCACGACCTGTACCCGAGCTCGTGCGAGGTAAGTCTGCGTCAACGCCTTTCGGCGTCTGCTCATTCGCTCTCCTGCATCTGATGTACTTTGCATTCCGTTTTGCGCTCTAAAATGAAACAGGAATAATGTAGGTATATGAATTCAATGGCTGACTCCTTTCCGAGTTTTTGGCCGTTGCACCTTCGTCGTTAGGACGGTCACTGTGCGCGTGCGGCTATTTAAGGACGAAAGTATGCAATGATACAGGAATATAATCGTATGATATATTTGTACGTAGGCCTATCTGTAAGAGCGAGTCTAGGACGGCAAGTGGCGTCCAATTTCTGAACACGTTTTTGGAGTAGCCTGTGTGCAGGCTGTAGAAACCAGCACGTAAGGACGCGGTCCTCAGTGTGCAGAGATACTTACGAAGAGCCTTGCAATGGAGTGTGCGTTCTTGTTGCTGTTTCTTCATGCAGGCTGCGCGTTCCCGTTTTCCAGTCCGCCGAAGAAGTAGCCGAAAGGCTTATCGTTGAATCCGCTTCTTACCTGCTTCCCGTTGTTAATTTCATTGTGGACGCGTGTCCTCAGTTTACAGTCTCAAGAGGTGTCCTGTGGCGTTCGTGAAGATGGCTTGGCTGTATTTGACGCGACTCGATGCTTTTTCCTTCTTGTGTGATCTTCAAGAGAAACGACGCTCAAGCCCCTGAGCTCTAGGCAGAACATGGCGAGCTCGTGATGCCATTTCcactcgcgcggctcttctcatgtatatatatatatatatatatatatggggtTTATGGGGTTGAGGGTATATATATGGGCCTACGCATATCTCTCGTATGTATGCAGTTGTGTGCTTCCTGAGATTTTGAGATGTGCGACGAAAGGGACGGCAAATCCGACAGACATAGGACTAGGGAAACGGTCGCATGTCCTCTCATGCATGGCCAAGCCACGAATCCATGCGCATTTGCGCCGACGCTGTGCTGAGACTTGGGTCTCGCTTTCAAACCTTCAGCTGCCCCTTGTAGACGCCACCAGAGGGGGCTGGACCTCTTCGTAGCAGAGACACCGCATTTCGTTCATGGTTTTTACACTTGTCATGGAAAGCGACCCTCGATGCAAACGTTGCCGCGAACGCAACAGATCGGCTGGCAGCGGGAAGATACTATTTCGAGCTTTATTCAGATTTTTCACGTGACGGCCCTCTGTTCTTCCAGAGAGCGATTGCCAGAGGCGCTGACAGAATGAGGTGCTTAGCTTCGCCACACCGTAGTAAAGTGGTTGGAGTAACTCGAACAGTTCCAGGGCGCTACTGCACACGCCGCGGTGTTTGCGAGCTCTCCAGTCCTTCACCGAAGACCATAAATACCCCGTGTGTAGCGGAGAGCTCGAGAGCGGCTTTCCAGTCGCCACGACAGAAGATCCCGAGCTTTTCGCGCCTCGTGTGTCGAAAGACGGCAAATGCGCTCTCGGCAAACTTCTGGTTCCGCGCCACTTCAGGGTACCCGCAGAAAGAGCGTGGTCACTAGCCTACACCGCGGCCTCAACCTCCACGCCCCCTCCTGCAGGGACGCGTTGTGTTGAAGGTGTGAGTACTTTTATTGAATCAGCAGTCTGCTACAAAAAAGCATGGCAAGGCTGTCACCCCTGATATTTTGCTCGAATCCGTCCTGGCCTGCTGCTTAATACGAAACAAATTGATGGATCGGAGCGGCTCGCCACTCAAATCAGATGACCACTGCTCCAGGCAGGATGGCCGAGTGGTCTAAGGCGCTGCGTTAAGGCCGCAGTCCGAAAGGGCGTGGGTTCGAACCCCACTCCTGTCACAACCGTTTACCTCAATGGGCGCGAGGGTAAAAACACGCTGGAAGGCTTCGTTTGCTATCGCAGTGCAGCGTAGACGCACCATTAACGGTGGTGCTCTTTGTCTGATGACAATCGCATCCTGAGATCGACAGAAATTTTTCACCGACATCCGATCCAATATACAAAAATGTGTGGCTAATGACACTTCCGCGGTCATATCCTACTTCTGTGGCCCCCGAATACAGGCCCAGACGCTAGAGATACGCACACGTTTGTCTCCTGCGTGCAGCATCAGGGTGTGCCTCTACTCGTCGGCGCAGATCTACGCTTCATGGGAATATGAGCATGATATGATGATATACGTCTCGTGGTCATCTGCACTGAACTCATCGCGGCTCCTACAAAGAAAGATGGACCGTCCCAGCGTACAGACGCGAACTTGAACGTCCTCTTTTCTTGCCTTCGTCCGGCACCGCGTCCAGAGACGCGGCAAAAACTGGGAAACGGCAGACGTTTTCCGAACGATGTCTCGGGTAGTGAGATGCATGAAGACGAAAAACTAGGCGCCAGCCAGAGCATTCAGGAATACATTTGGAGAAAACCTTCGAAAAGAAAACCCGCCAAGAACGTCCCTCCCGCAGAATTGAAGCACCTCAACACACAGAACCGGCCTCTTTGACACCTTTGCACCCaaccttccccccccccctccctccccctcttcCCTTCCCGCGGCAGAGATGCAAAACTGATAAATCCGAACGTGCGCAAGGCGCCGGTGTATCGATGAGGCACAACCTACTACCGCATCAGACAGTCACTCTCATTCGCATACCTAACTACGAATCCAGaaggcccgccgcgccgcatagaactggagagacgccgccagaAAAAGATCAGCTGAGAGGGAACTCGAAACAGCGGTCGTGCCCAACAAACGACGCCGAAGCAACCGGGCAATCCATGGGAAGCATCTCCCgccacaggcgcgcgcgcgaccagTTCTTCCAATCCCCAGTGCCTACACGGGCCTCCCCTTTCCTGCCTCCGCGATTTCTCGCCTTCCGGCGCCacccttctcctcctctcttcttccactcCGCCGCacactcgcggcgcggggccTTCAGACGCATCTCCCCACGCCTCTCGAGTTGTGGCGGCCCCTCCACATGTGAGAAAAAACCGCCTCGTGTGTTTCCCGCTTCGTCGGTTAATTCACAAAcgaagcggccgcagacCTGGACGGAGAACGATGAGACGCAACACTAACGTGCACACAACACGCACGCACTGCAGCGCGCGAATGTCGATTTCTCCAGCCTCCTTGACGCTCCGAATTCGCCCCCGCtcttccgccggcgcgtcgtgcTTCGCGCACGACACCTCCCCACACAGGCCGCACTACTCTCTGTGTCTCCTGACTTCCTCGGCATACCACGGGTTTctatataaatgtatatttAAGCATATGCACGCAGACACATGTGAGCATGCATGTCTAGGCGCATACATGACTTGCGAGCTTCGCAGTCGCGCGGCTTCACGAGCTCTTCAACACAGGCACTGGTGAGTGGAGACTCCCCCCGTGGGCTCGTCCTGAGTTGCCCTCTGCGCCGAAGTGGATGCTTTCCTTCAAAAAGggatgctgcagcgcctcgtccgGAGTCAGCCGCTTCTGCGGATCGAGAGCCAGGCACTTCTCCAGCAGGTCCCCCAGCTGGCGCATCTTCCGTCGCAGAAAATTGATCTTAGGCGAGCTGCCTGACAGACAACACAGGAGAACGAAGCGTGAAGATGCAGAAAAGGAAGTGACTCCACATTTGTCCAGAATGCAAAAAAatacacatatgcatatatatatatatatatatatatatatatatatatatatatatatatatatatatatatatgtggaaaTGCATGTATGCATCAAGACCCACGCGTACacaggccgccgctgcatctcCACGGCCTTACGGCGGCTACTGGCACTTAATACGCGTGGCAGCATGTCTCcatgcatgcagccgcgTCTTCAAATCCATGCATCTACAAACGTGGAGCCTTGTTCTCCAGCGCAGGGACGGAGAAGACACTCTAGCGCAGGCCGAGGCCTCTAACGGACGGCCATCGCTTTCGAAAAACTGTTTTGAAGAACTCTCTATGTACCTTTTAACCAGTGCTGTTTCTCGAGCAGCGTCTCCGTCAAGTTCCTTGTCGGACGCAGGTCGTGCAGCACGCGGACGACTTCCTTTTTGAAGAAcgcgtctctgtcgcggTAGGTGAAATCCAAATTCTCGTCAAAGTGGCGATTCGACAGCTGG
Above is a window of Besnoitia besnoiti strain Bb-Ger1 chromosome Unknown contig00007, whole genome shotgun sequence DNA encoding:
- a CDS encoding DUF89/Fructose bisphosphatase (encoded by transcript BESB_074150) codes for the protein MTWMLQQPPTGKGWLQSDRDARLLEQYRDMWNLHRARPSNAVLPDATHSDVPGTWSYDTVNRRLREEILKRTFHENAEFLQTHPESLQRLQALDQEMGESLTTPLRYLPEVEKSNKGARKAGAYSLDVEKADIRLWNEVVLPKWVAKDATWASAPWLVAELFFYRRISHAFDYFTTLYDPFEKQKMAGLRGCAPMLLRFGESLRRMNDPAGCTPDDAAVFRAGLRSAILGALKGNAADLSLWPCSHEEAETQAGQETTASSVLGEDDDESACILCDDFDAFFEDVRSQFSAERSAKKERKAVIFVDNAGSEVLTDMWLACVLLEYKVVDKVVFYVKEYPIFVSDALPKDFQLTYTWIQQQASKARPTVSALANLWRSYVERGRWEVKAHTYFCMPFEYSDMPSELYAELRDTASVLISKGDANYRRILGDRAWSIQTPFSRVAQYAPCPLLALRKLKADVACGISAEKQKHAEETDKEWMVNGKWGVIHYFNPRCVDERPLE
- a CDS encoding uncharacterized protein (encoded by transcript BESB_074160), which encodes MNGCSKRKSHRLLNPCFELRQSFPKIQHWQGTEILHRLKQKEKDAAVIHPCIDTWGVYVQCLRRYPATSASRCRVEGDRHTRCLQQNGRWKPSDSLEAQKLLEMFQVFNETSRFKYPPRPVPELVRGCAFPFSSPPKK